In a single window of the Nicotiana tomentosiformis chromosome 8, ASM39032v3, whole genome shotgun sequence genome:
- the LOC104114331 gene encoding pentatricopeptide repeat-containing protein At1g03560, mitochondrial, whose amino-acid sequence MRKTLKKPLCSISATSKSNNSTLTNGTNQFFFFKLPIPQSNTSQFQTSRCHSDPFYSNFPLSQVPKSKKSNLYSNFTSKPKRLFSTFNIPPPEWVNPFIDLSDLVTDPKDLKISPWVPQILNLLDNSYSMEQNLDAYCCKFLIKLSPSFVAYVLKSGDLAGKPDIAFRFFYWAGKQKGYAHNVECYAFLIQILSASRELDRIKHVFSEFKHKGSGLLMNVGSVNLLIRSFGELGMVEELLFVWRQMKESGIEPSLYTYNFLMNGLVNSMFIESAERVFEVMESGKVNPDIVTYNTMIKGYCRSGKLQKAMEKFRDMEVRKVEADKITYMTLMQACYSEEDFDSCLGLYHEMEEKDLDIPPHAYTLVIGGFCKTGKVLEGFTVFENMIKKGFKPNLSIYTSLIDSYMKLGNLDEAMRLFDRMKNEGFEPDEVTFGVIVNGLCKSGRLDEAMQWLEYCQNNNVAINAMFYSSLIDGLGKAGRVDEARELFEEMAEKGCTRDSYCYNALIDALAKTGKIDEALVLFKRMEDEGCDQTVYTYTILISRLFKEHQNEEALKLWHMMIDKGITPNAASFRALSTGLCLSGKVARACKILDELAPMGVILETAFEDMINVLCKVGRIKQACKLADGIVDRGREIPGKVRTVLINALRKTGNADMALKLMHSKIGIGYDRQGSIKRRVKFRVLVES is encoded by the coding sequence ATGAGAAAAACCCTGAAAAAACCCCTTTGTTCCATTTCTGCAACTTCCAAATCCAACAACAGTACCCTCACCAATGGCACAAACCAATTTTTCTTCTTCAAACTACCAATCCCTCAATCAAATACGTCCCAGTTCCAAACAAGTCGATGTCATTCAGACCCATTTTATTCAAATTTTCCACTTTCCCAGGTACCCAAAtcaaaaaaatcaaatctttactcaaatttcacttcaaaacccaaaaggttatTTTCTACTTTTAACATCCCACCTCCAGAATGGGTAAATCCATTCATTGACCTTTCTGATTTAGTTACAGACCCTAAAGATCTCAAAATATCACCATGGGTCCCACAAATTTTGAATCTTTTGGACAATTCATACTCAATGGAGCAGAATTTAGATGCTTATTGTTGTAAATTTTTGATCAAATTATCTCCTAGTTTTGTTGCATATGTGTTGAAGTCAGGTGACCTTGCTGGTAAGCCTGATATCGCGTTTCGTTTCTTTTATTGGGCTGGTAAGCAAAAAGGGTATGCTCATAATGTTGAATGCTATGCGTTTTTAATTCAGATTTTATCTGCTTCGCGCGAATTGGATAGAATTAAGCACGTGTTTAGTGAATTTAAGCATAAAGGTAGTGGTTTGTTGATGAATGTGGGGTCGGTTAATTTGTTGATTAGGAGTTTCGGAGAACTTGGGATGGTTGAAGAATTGTTATTTGTGTGGCGTCAAATGAAAGAAAGTGGTATTGAGCCTAGTTTGTATACCTATAACTTTTTGATGAATGGATTGGTTAATTCCATGTTTATTGAATCTGCTGAACGCGTTTTTGAGGTTATGGAAAGCGGGAAAGTTAATCCGGATATTGTTACGTATAATACTATGATTAAAGGGTATTGTAGATCAGGGAAGCTTCAAAAGGCAATGGAGAAATTTAGAGATATGGAGGTTAGAAAAGTGGAAGCTGACAAGATTACGTACATGACTCTGATGCAAGCGTGTTACTCAGAGGAAGATTTTGATTCTTGTTTGGGACTTTATCACGAAATGGAGGAAAAGGACTTGGATATTCCACCACACGCTTATACATTAGTGATTGGAGGGTTTTGTAAAACTGGGAAGGTTTTGGAAGGGTTTACTGTTTTCGAGAATATGATCAAGAAGGGTTTTAAACCTAATCTGTCGATTTATACTTCTTTGATTGATTCATACATGAAACTTGGAAACTTGGATGAGGCGATGAGGCTTTTCGACAGAATGAAGAATGAAGGATTTGAACCAGATGAGGTAACATTTGGGGTTATTGTAAATGGTTTATGCAAGAGTGGGAGGTTGGACGAGGCAATGCAGTGGCTCGAGTACTGTCAAAATAACAATGTAGCTATCAACGCCATGTTTTATTCAAGTCTTATTGATGGTCTAGGAAAGGCAGGGAGAGTTGACGAGGCCAGAGAACTCTTTGAGGAGATGGCCGAGAAGGGATGTACGCGTGACTCTTATTGTTATAATGCACTTATCGATGCCTTGGCCAAAACTGGGAAAATTGATGAAGCTTTGGTTCTTTTTAAGAGAATGGAAGATGAAGGTTGTGATCAAACAGTTTATACATATACCATATTGATCAGTCGCTTGTTTAAAGAGCATCAAAATGAAGAGGCATTGAAATTGTGGCATATGATGATTGATAAGGGTATAACTCCAAATGCCGCTTCTTTTCGAGCCCTTTCAACTGGGCTTTGTCTTTCTGGAAAGGTGGCAAGAGCGTGTAAGATATTGGATGAGCTGGCACCAATGGGTGTTATCCTTGAGACAGCTTTTGAAGATATGATTAATGTTCTGTGCAAGGTAGGTCGTATAAAACAGGCTTGCAAATTAGCTGATGGGATTGTGGATAGAGGTCGAGAAATTCCTGGAAAAGTTCGCACTGTCTTGATTAATGCCTTGAGAAAGACAGGGAATGCTGATATGGCACTGAAGCTGATGCATAGTAAGATTGGCATTGGATACGACAGGCAGGGTAGTATCAAAAGGAGAGTAAAGTTCCGAGTACTGGTGGAAAGCTGA